In Nitrospirota bacterium, the following are encoded in one genomic region:
- a CDS encoding patatin-like phospholipase family protein — protein MSIAFVLSGGASLGAVQVGMLRALDEHGIRPDLIVGTSVGALNGAFIAGRREAGAVDHLAGIWRSLRRKDVFPIGPIQGALGYYGFRNSLVRPNALTRLIRQHVALSRLEDAVVPLHVVATEVRTGAAVLLSRGDAAEAILASTAVPAVFPPVRIDGRDLMDGGVSDNTPISHAVGLGAKSIYVLPAGYACTLPHTPRTAISMALQALALMIGWRLALDVQRFEQQCRLHVVPPLCPLDVSPADFGRAAELIHRSYESTVRWLTSGRAPHPSDQAELVRPHAHA, from the coding sequence GGACGAACACGGCATCCGCCCCGACCTGATCGTGGGGACTTCGGTCGGGGCGCTGAACGGCGCGTTCATCGCGGGGCGGCGGGAAGCGGGCGCCGTCGATCACCTGGCCGGTATCTGGCGCTCGCTGCGCCGCAAGGACGTGTTCCCCATCGGGCCGATCCAGGGAGCGCTCGGGTACTACGGCTTTCGCAACTCGCTCGTGCGCCCGAATGCGTTGACCCGCCTCATCCGGCAACACGTAGCGCTGTCGCGCCTGGAAGACGCCGTTGTTCCGCTCCACGTCGTGGCGACTGAGGTCAGGACCGGGGCCGCGGTGCTGCTCTCCCGGGGCGATGCGGCGGAGGCGATTCTCGCCAGCACCGCCGTCCCGGCGGTGTTCCCGCCGGTGCGCATCGACGGGCGCGACCTCATGGACGGGGGCGTCTCCGACAACACCCCTATCTCTCATGCGGTCGGCCTCGGCGCGAAATCGATCTATGTCCTGCCCGCCGGATACGCGTGCACGTTGCCGCACACCCCTCGGACCGCGATCAGCATGGCGCTGCAAGCCCTCGCGCTCATGATCGGCTGGCGGCTTGCGCTGGACGTTCAGCGCTTCGAGCAACAGTGCAGGCTTCACGTTGTTCCACCGCTGTGTCCCCTCGACGTCTCTCCCGCGGACTTCGGTCGCGCGGCCGAGCTGATCCACCGCTCGTACGAGTCGACCGTGCGATGGCTGACATCAGGCCGAGCCCCTCACCCGTCCGACCAGGCTGAGCTGGTGCGTCCCCATGCCCACGCCTGA